A single region of the Asterias amurensis chromosome 19, ASM3211899v1 genome encodes:
- the LOC139951319 gene encoding uncharacterized protein isoform X2 produces MAEVSSARASCPTVVGCSDDFDILDGANSPLGSCRGKKIRKFSENDADIRSRGLHSVDEESGLLFSKVPLTPLENNGEPNIRRRASLRIKKMSSSSFHDGSSRFPKLNDCAHFHYDNVELGRITLSMHEDADQEEAILLAYQNGTCDITDNPFTIKVYSNGKVWLVKRCYEDFRVLDKQLHSCIYDRRFSQLVELPKGEAMIGNREGVRAMLGRYLGRFSQIAGDMINCGPVLNWMELDNHGNHVVASEESAINIPAVAAAHVTKRYMAQAPDEISLEVGDMISVIDMPPPEDTSWWRGKNGFEVGFFPRQCVEIISDKLLPSVANMMPRSPKPVLNKHGKLITFLRSFILARPTRRGLKQRGILRERVFGCDLGEHLLNCGTDVPSIIQACTEFIESNGVVDGIYRLSGVSSTVQWLRDEFDSEKVPDLMQYDKDIHCVSSVCKLYFRELPNPLLTYQLYKKFEEAATSNEERRLIKMHDTVQQLPPPHYRTLEFLIKHLAKMAAHGDQTGMNTKNLAIVWAPNLLRSKDLILATAAAFMEIKIQATVVEYLIRKADVIFNDKLFPDVPGRLMGQEMQRPKSLILSTPTKLLSLEEARARTASQGAEAVDDKPKYIEVGGGPAALPKQYHTVINFPMERKRGSFSSKSKKSPGWKNFFTRSGSKDGKGKKDGDKSHGRGSLRSVRSVESLTSSNSSYDGQRSGDGNGGHRVIMRRNSVACVDSLQRASSHDSFFEVDAATIAAATEDFLASTSHLKKDEESEDDIFIVEKPPETKKVEKDRRKSSPLWIDQSISSSESNITSPKTPTPRDISTEAKNNTSSDDNLLEISAKALMTDPSKMIPIVNGGESPLSGDKNQNGRLSPQAPVRRRSKAMGIPSRRKIQSSPPMELQPLGISPPRDMDITEETPSPKSWRRKGSMDSPEGSKGSSVLEKLTRAMKPKTKVKREFSLGVEMGKQGRGTPSDGSQVELRSIVKVEDRDLLDSSSTQDANSQTAEDSEQDQLNLEGKDHSTHARPRSLSARVRANTDSDLFEDFLFTPETKFSLDTVLSEYDHIMEKYSNRALTPEFDTSTEEGLSGKRTSFPRAPLETEEYQPVPQFLDTLNANYNHSSDGEGDESTPKKSDVPLFIVKENDCETPLESTIESPTHNESLPHRNNPLSSTEGRQSSDEVKDDELVERWEKTQSKNLDVNLEFDVLSRESDITDCEDFPDESESVEKSKSPDDKLDDSVETSFEEASVDLVEIEDSDQAMTHHSVDEPSPDTEQEEYSLSLEIGNQSTEEDLGLHEMKFPDEDELDSDILGVKRNLGDMATEIRISQQTLSSQYDNLDDNTSQSSSDRGVDLNVRTASPPAFEVVESPFCTPSDENGEHDLVYNLAIDDIVEHVIEL; encoded by the exons TGCCAACTCTCCCTTAGGATCATGCAG AGGGAAAAAGATCCGCAAGTTCTCGGAGAATGATGCTGATATTCGCTCGAGGGGGCTTCATTCGGTGGATGAGGAGAGTGGACTCCTGTTCTCAAAG GTACCTCTGACACCATTAGAGAATAATGGGGAGCCAAATATTAGGAGACGAGCTAGTCTCCGTATCAAGAAGATGTCGTCATCTTC TTTCCACGATGGTTCGAGTCGTTTCCCCAAGCTCAACGACTGTGCTCACTTTCATTACGACAATGTGGAGCTCGGACGTATCACA TTATCTATGCACGAAGACGCGGATCAAGAAGAAGCTATACTCCTAGCCTACCAGAACGGTACCTGTGACATCACTGATAACCCCTTCACCATCAAAGTCTacagcaatggtaaagtgtggCTGGTTAAACGCTGCTACGAAGACTTCCGGGTACTAGACAAACAGCTGCACAGCTGTATCTATGATCGACGGTTCAGTCAACTGGTGGAGCTGCCTAAAGGAGAAGCAATGATTGGAAATCGAGAG GGTGTACGAGCGATGCTCGGCCGCTACCTTGGCAGGTTCTCCCAGATAGCTGGTGACATGATCAATTGCGGTCCTGTGTTAAACTGGATGGAG cTTGATAACCATGGCAACCATGTTGTTGCCAGTGAGGAATCCGCAATCAACATTCCTGCAGTCGCTGCTGCCCATGTGACTAAACGCTACATGGCACAGGCTCCTGATGAAATATCACTTGAG GTTGGTGACATGATCTCTGTGATCGATATGCCGCCCCCAGAGGACACGTCATGGTGGAGGGGGAAGAATGGTTTTGAGGTCGGCTTCTTCCCTCGGCAGTGCGTGGAGATAATCAGCGATAAATTACTGCCCTCTGTTGCCAACATGATGCCAAGGTCTCCCAAACCAG TTCTTAACAAGCATGGCAAGTTGATAACATTTCTACGCTCATTTATCTTAGCGAGGCCAACAAGGCGCGGGTTGAAGCAGAGAGGGATTCTAAGGGAACGTGTCTTCGGTTGCGATCTTGGAGAGCATCTTCTGAACTGTGGAACAGATG TTCCTAGTATCATCCAAGCTTGCACAGAGTTCATCGAATCCAACGGTGTCGTTGACGGAATCTACAGGCTCTCAGGTGTCTCATCCACCGTTCAATGGCTCAGGGATGAGTTTGATAGCGAGAAGGTTCCTGACCTTATGCAATACGATAAGGATATCCACTGTGTGTCATCGGTCTGTAAACTGTACTTCAGAGAACTTCCTAATCCTCTATTGACTTATCAACTCTATAAGAAGTTTGAG GAGGCAGCAACATCCAACGAGGAGAGACGTTTAATCAAGATGCACGACACAGTCCAGCAGCTTCCACCTCCCCACTACCGCACTCTGGAATTCCTCATCAAACACCTcgctaagatggccgctcatggGGACCAGACCGGAATGAATACAAAGAATCTAGCTATAGTATGGGCACCAAACCTCTTAAG ATCCAAGGACCTGATCCTAGCCACAGCTGCAGCCTTCATGGAGATCAAGATACAAGCCACTGTGGTGGAGTATTTAATACGCAAAGCTGACGTCATCTTCAACGATAAACTCTTTCCCGATGTGCCAGGAAGAT TGATGGGACAAGAGATGCAGCGACCCAAGTCTCTAATCCTCTCAACTCCAACCAAACTACTCTCCCTCGAGGAGGCGAGAGCAAGGACGGCATCCCAAGGAGCCGAAGCTGTCGATGATAAACCAAAGTACATCGAGGTTGGAGGAGGGCCAGCGGCTCTACCCAAACAATACCATACAGTCATTAACTTCCCTATGGAAAG GAAAAGAGGTTCCTTCTCGTCCAAGTCTAAGAAGTCTCCCGGCTGGAAGAATTTCTTCACCCGCTCCGGCTCCAAAGACGGCAAAGGGAAGAAAGATGGAGATAAGTCCCACGGCAGAGGAAGTCTGAGATCCGTGCGTAGCGTCGAGTCCTTGACATCCAGCAACTCAAGCTATGATGGACAGAGATCGGGAGATGGCAATG GTGGTCATAGAGTAATAATGCGGAGGAACTCGGTGGCTTGTGTTGACAGCCTCCAGAGGGCCTCCTCCCATGACTCTTTCTTCGAGGTGGACGCAGCGACCATCGCCGCAGCAACAGAGGATTTCCTCGCCTCGACGTCGCATCTCAAGAAGGATGAGGAATCAGAAGATGATATTTTCATCGTTGAGAAACCGCCGGAGACGAAGAAAGTGGAGAAGGATCGGAGGAAGTCAAGTCCACTCTGGATCGACCAGAGCATCAGCAGCTCCGAGTCGAACATCACCTCTCCAAAAACCCCAACCCCGAGGGATATCTCCACCGAAGCCAAAAACAACACGAGCAGCGATGATAACCTGCTTGAAATCAGTGCCAAAGCTCTCATGACCGACCCCAGCAAGATGATCCCAATCGTCAACGGAGGAGAGAGTCCGTTGAGTGGCGATAAGAACCAGAACGGACGATTGTCACCTCAGGCTCCTGTTAGACGGCGGAGCAAAGCAATGGGGATTCCATCTCGGAGGAAGATCCAGAGCTCACCTCCGATGGAGCTTCAACCTCTTGGGATATCACCACCTCGAGATATGGACATCACAGAGGAAACTCCGAGCCCTAAGTCCTGGAGGAGAAAGGGCTCGATGGACAGTCCTGAAGGATCAAAAGGAAGCTCTGTTTTAGAGAAGCTCACGAGGGCCATGAAGCCAAAGACTAAAGTGAAACGAGAGTTTAGTCTCGGCGTTGAGATGGGGAAGCAGGGACGGGGGACCCCGAGTGACGGGAGCCAAGTTGAACTTCGGAGTATTGTCAAAGTTGAGGATAGGGACCTGTTGGATTCTTCGAGTACCCAAGATGCCAACTCACAGACGGCGGAGGACTCTGAGCAGGATCAGCTTAACTTGGAAGGCAAGGACCACAGCACGCACGCCAGACCCAGGTCGCTCTCTGCCCGTGTCCGTGCAAACACAGACTCGGATCTCTTTGAGGATTTCTTGTTTACGCCTGAGACAAAGTTCAGTCTGGACACGGTGCTCTCAGAATATGACCACATCATGGAGAAATATAGCAACCGGGCTCTCACGCCTGAGTTTGACACTAGTACAGAGGAAGGGCTGTCGGGGAAACGGACTTCATTCCCGCGAGCACCTCTTGAAACGGAAGAGTACCAACCGGTGCCTCAGTTCTTGGATACGTTGAATGCCAATTATAATCACTCATCTGACGGAGAGGGTGATGAAAGTACCCCAAAGAAATCTGATGTGCCACTATTTATTGTCAAAGAAAATGATTGTGAAACTCCCCTGGAGTCTACAATAGAATCACCCACACACAATGAAAGCCTACCTCACAGGAACAATCCATTATCGTCAACAGAGGGGAGGCAATCCTCAGATGAAGTGAAAGACGATGAATTAGTTGAACGTTGGGAAAAAACTCAGAGCAAAAACTTGGATGTGAACTTAGAGTTTGACGTTCTAAGCAGGGAATCTGACATCACCGATTGTGAAGACTTTCCGGATGAATCAGAGAGTGTCGAGAAATCGAAATCGCCGGACGATAAATTGGACGACTCTGTTGAGACGTCTTTCGAGGAAGCCTCAGTTGATCTAGTGGAGATTGAGGACTCAGATCAGGCAATGACGCACCATTCTGTGGACGAACCAAGCCCGGACACTGAGCAAGAGGAATACAGTTTGAGCCTCGAGATCGGAAACCAGTCCACTGAGGAGGACCTCGGATTACATGAAATGAAATTCCCGGACGAGGATGAATTAGACTCAGACATCCTTGGAGTGAAAAGAAATCTGGGTGACATGGCGACGGAAATCCGCATCAGTCAACAAACGCTCTCCTCACAGTATGATAATCTCGACGATAACACGTCCCAGAGTTCATCTGACAGAGGGGTGGATTTAAATGTTAGAACAGCCTCCCCACCTGCTTTTGAGGTTGTTGAATCTCCTTTCTGTACCCCCTCTGACGAGAATGGTGAGCATGATCTAGTGTACAATCTGGCGATCGACGATATCGTGGAACACGTCATAGAGTTGTAA
- the LOC139951319 gene encoding uncharacterized protein isoform X4: MFRKKNVRVRSSFAGTKGFKRALSTSSTCSANSPLGSCRGKKIRKFSENDADIRSRGLHSVDEESGLLFSKVPLTPLENNGEPNIRRRASLRIKKMSSSSFHDGSSRFPKLNDCAHFHYDNVELGRITLSMHEDADQEEAILLAYQNGTCDITDNPFTIKVYSNGKVWLVKRCYEDFRVLDKQLHSCIYDRRFSQLVELPKGEAMIGNREGVRAMLGRYLGRFSQIAGDMINCGPVLNWMELDNHGNHVVASEESAINIPAVAAAHVTKRYMAQAPDEISLEVGDMISVIDMPPPEDTSWWRGKNGFEVGFFPRQCVEIISDKLLPSVANMMPRSPKPARPTRRGLKQRGILRERVFGCDLGEHLLNCGTDVPSIIQACTEFIESNGVVDGIYRLSGVSSTVQWLRDEFDSEKVPDLMQYDKDIHCVSSVCKLYFRELPNPLLTYQLYKKFEEAATSNEERRLIKMHDTVQQLPPPHYRTLEFLIKHLAKMAAHGDQTGMNTKNLAIVWAPNLLRSKDLILATAAAFMEIKIQATVVEYLIRKADVIFNDKLFPDVPGRLMGQEMQRPKSLILSTPTKLLSLEEARARTASQGAEAVDDKPKYIEVGGGPAALPKQYHTVINFPMERKRGSFSSKSKKSPGWKNFFTRSGSKDGKGKKDGDKSHGRGSLRSVRSVESLTSSNSSYDGQRSGDGNGGHRVIMRRNSVACVDSLQRASSHDSFFEVDAATIAAATEDFLASTSHLKKDEESEDDIFIVEKPPETKKVEKDRRKSSPLWIDQSISSSESNITSPKTPTPRDISTEAKNNTSSDDNLLEISAKALMTDPSKMIPIVNGGESPLSGDKNQNGRLSPQAPVRRRSKAMGIPSRRKIQSSPPMELQPLGISPPRDMDITEETPSPKSWRRKGSMDSPEGSKGSSVLEKLTRAMKPKTKVKREFSLGVEMGKQGRGTPSDGSQVELRSIVKVEDRDLLDSSSTQDANSQTAEDSEQDQLNLEGKDHSTHARPRSLSARVRANTDSDLFEDFLFTPETKFSLDTVLSEYDHIMEKYSNRALTPEFDTSTEEGLSGKRTSFPRAPLETEEYQPVPQFLDTLNANYNHSSDGEGDESTPKKSDVPLFIVKENDCETPLESTIESPTHNESLPHRNNPLSSTEGRQSSDEVKDDELVERWEKTQSKNLDVNLEFDVLSRESDITDCEDFPDESESVEKSKSPDDKLDDSVETSFEEASVDLVEIEDSDQAMTHHSVDEPSPDTEQEEYSLSLEIGNQSTEEDLGLHEMKFPDEDELDSDILGVKRNLGDMATEIRISQQTLSSQYDNLDDNTSQSSSDRGVDLNVRTASPPAFEVVESPFCTPSDENGEHDLVYNLAIDDIVEHVIEL, encoded by the exons TGCCAACTCTCCCTTAGGATCATGCAG AGGGAAAAAGATCCGCAAGTTCTCGGAGAATGATGCTGATATTCGCTCGAGGGGGCTTCATTCGGTGGATGAGGAGAGTGGACTCCTGTTCTCAAAG GTACCTCTGACACCATTAGAGAATAATGGGGAGCCAAATATTAGGAGACGAGCTAGTCTCCGTATCAAGAAGATGTCGTCATCTTC TTTCCACGATGGTTCGAGTCGTTTCCCCAAGCTCAACGACTGTGCTCACTTTCATTACGACAATGTGGAGCTCGGACGTATCACA TTATCTATGCACGAAGACGCGGATCAAGAAGAAGCTATACTCCTAGCCTACCAGAACGGTACCTGTGACATCACTGATAACCCCTTCACCATCAAAGTCTacagcaatggtaaagtgtggCTGGTTAAACGCTGCTACGAAGACTTCCGGGTACTAGACAAACAGCTGCACAGCTGTATCTATGATCGACGGTTCAGTCAACTGGTGGAGCTGCCTAAAGGAGAAGCAATGATTGGAAATCGAGAG GGTGTACGAGCGATGCTCGGCCGCTACCTTGGCAGGTTCTCCCAGATAGCTGGTGACATGATCAATTGCGGTCCTGTGTTAAACTGGATGGAG cTTGATAACCATGGCAACCATGTTGTTGCCAGTGAGGAATCCGCAATCAACATTCCTGCAGTCGCTGCTGCCCATGTGACTAAACGCTACATGGCACAGGCTCCTGATGAAATATCACTTGAG GTTGGTGACATGATCTCTGTGATCGATATGCCGCCCCCAGAGGACACGTCATGGTGGAGGGGGAAGAATGGTTTTGAGGTCGGCTTCTTCCCTCGGCAGTGCGTGGAGATAATCAGCGATAAATTACTGCCCTCTGTTGCCAACATGATGCCAAGGTCTCCCAAACCAG CGAGGCCAACAAGGCGCGGGTTGAAGCAGAGAGGGATTCTAAGGGAACGTGTCTTCGGTTGCGATCTTGGAGAGCATCTTCTGAACTGTGGAACAGATG TTCCTAGTATCATCCAAGCTTGCACAGAGTTCATCGAATCCAACGGTGTCGTTGACGGAATCTACAGGCTCTCAGGTGTCTCATCCACCGTTCAATGGCTCAGGGATGAGTTTGATAGCGAGAAGGTTCCTGACCTTATGCAATACGATAAGGATATCCACTGTGTGTCATCGGTCTGTAAACTGTACTTCAGAGAACTTCCTAATCCTCTATTGACTTATCAACTCTATAAGAAGTTTGAG GAGGCAGCAACATCCAACGAGGAGAGACGTTTAATCAAGATGCACGACACAGTCCAGCAGCTTCCACCTCCCCACTACCGCACTCTGGAATTCCTCATCAAACACCTcgctaagatggccgctcatggGGACCAGACCGGAATGAATACAAAGAATCTAGCTATAGTATGGGCACCAAACCTCTTAAG ATCCAAGGACCTGATCCTAGCCACAGCTGCAGCCTTCATGGAGATCAAGATACAAGCCACTGTGGTGGAGTATTTAATACGCAAAGCTGACGTCATCTTCAACGATAAACTCTTTCCCGATGTGCCAGGAAGAT TGATGGGACAAGAGATGCAGCGACCCAAGTCTCTAATCCTCTCAACTCCAACCAAACTACTCTCCCTCGAGGAGGCGAGAGCAAGGACGGCATCCCAAGGAGCCGAAGCTGTCGATGATAAACCAAAGTACATCGAGGTTGGAGGAGGGCCAGCGGCTCTACCCAAACAATACCATACAGTCATTAACTTCCCTATGGAAAG GAAAAGAGGTTCCTTCTCGTCCAAGTCTAAGAAGTCTCCCGGCTGGAAGAATTTCTTCACCCGCTCCGGCTCCAAAGACGGCAAAGGGAAGAAAGATGGAGATAAGTCCCACGGCAGAGGAAGTCTGAGATCCGTGCGTAGCGTCGAGTCCTTGACATCCAGCAACTCAAGCTATGATGGACAGAGATCGGGAGATGGCAATG GTGGTCATAGAGTAATAATGCGGAGGAACTCGGTGGCTTGTGTTGACAGCCTCCAGAGGGCCTCCTCCCATGACTCTTTCTTCGAGGTGGACGCAGCGACCATCGCCGCAGCAACAGAGGATTTCCTCGCCTCGACGTCGCATCTCAAGAAGGATGAGGAATCAGAAGATGATATTTTCATCGTTGAGAAACCGCCGGAGACGAAGAAAGTGGAGAAGGATCGGAGGAAGTCAAGTCCACTCTGGATCGACCAGAGCATCAGCAGCTCCGAGTCGAACATCACCTCTCCAAAAACCCCAACCCCGAGGGATATCTCCACCGAAGCCAAAAACAACACGAGCAGCGATGATAACCTGCTTGAAATCAGTGCCAAAGCTCTCATGACCGACCCCAGCAAGATGATCCCAATCGTCAACGGAGGAGAGAGTCCGTTGAGTGGCGATAAGAACCAGAACGGACGATTGTCACCTCAGGCTCCTGTTAGACGGCGGAGCAAAGCAATGGGGATTCCATCTCGGAGGAAGATCCAGAGCTCACCTCCGATGGAGCTTCAACCTCTTGGGATATCACCACCTCGAGATATGGACATCACAGAGGAAACTCCGAGCCCTAAGTCCTGGAGGAGAAAGGGCTCGATGGACAGTCCTGAAGGATCAAAAGGAAGCTCTGTTTTAGAGAAGCTCACGAGGGCCATGAAGCCAAAGACTAAAGTGAAACGAGAGTTTAGTCTCGGCGTTGAGATGGGGAAGCAGGGACGGGGGACCCCGAGTGACGGGAGCCAAGTTGAACTTCGGAGTATTGTCAAAGTTGAGGATAGGGACCTGTTGGATTCTTCGAGTACCCAAGATGCCAACTCACAGACGGCGGAGGACTCTGAGCAGGATCAGCTTAACTTGGAAGGCAAGGACCACAGCACGCACGCCAGACCCAGGTCGCTCTCTGCCCGTGTCCGTGCAAACACAGACTCGGATCTCTTTGAGGATTTCTTGTTTACGCCTGAGACAAAGTTCAGTCTGGACACGGTGCTCTCAGAATATGACCACATCATGGAGAAATATAGCAACCGGGCTCTCACGCCTGAGTTTGACACTAGTACAGAGGAAGGGCTGTCGGGGAAACGGACTTCATTCCCGCGAGCACCTCTTGAAACGGAAGAGTACCAACCGGTGCCTCAGTTCTTGGATACGTTGAATGCCAATTATAATCACTCATCTGACGGAGAGGGTGATGAAAGTACCCCAAAGAAATCTGATGTGCCACTATTTATTGTCAAAGAAAATGATTGTGAAACTCCCCTGGAGTCTACAATAGAATCACCCACACACAATGAAAGCCTACCTCACAGGAACAATCCATTATCGTCAACAGAGGGGAGGCAATCCTCAGATGAAGTGAAAGACGATGAATTAGTTGAACGTTGGGAAAAAACTCAGAGCAAAAACTTGGATGTGAACTTAGAGTTTGACGTTCTAAGCAGGGAATCTGACATCACCGATTGTGAAGACTTTCCGGATGAATCAGAGAGTGTCGAGAAATCGAAATCGCCGGACGATAAATTGGACGACTCTGTTGAGACGTCTTTCGAGGAAGCCTCAGTTGATCTAGTGGAGATTGAGGACTCAGATCAGGCAATGACGCACCATTCTGTGGACGAACCAAGCCCGGACACTGAGCAAGAGGAATACAGTTTGAGCCTCGAGATCGGAAACCAGTCCACTGAGGAGGACCTCGGATTACATGAAATGAAATTCCCGGACGAGGATGAATTAGACTCAGACATCCTTGGAGTGAAAAGAAATCTGGGTGACATGGCGACGGAAATCCGCATCAGTCAACAAACGCTCTCCTCACAGTATGATAATCTCGACGATAACACGTCCCAGAGTTCATCTGACAGAGGGGTGGATTTAAATGTTAGAACAGCCTCCCCACCTGCTTTTGAGGTTGTTGAATCTCCTTTCTGTACCCCCTCTGACGAGAATGGTGAGCATGATCTAGTGTACAATCTGGCGATCGACGATATCGTGGAACACGTCATAGAGTTGTAA